The region CGAAAGGGTTTAGTCACATAGCAATCCGCCCCCACCGCCAACCCGGCCTGGCGATCAAATTGTTGACCCTTGGCCGTGAGCAAAATCACCGTAGTGCCTGCTAGATTAGGATTTTCTTTGATTCCTTGACAAACCGCCAAACCACTAATCTTAGGCAACATCACATCTAAAATTACCAATTGGGGTTGATGTTCCGTCGCCAAGGCCAGGGCCTTTTCCCCATCCATGGCGGTCAATAACTCCACCCCATAATCTTCTTCTAAAAGCTCAAATACCTCTTCCAAGAGAATTACAATGTGGGGTTCATCGTCAACAATTAGGATTTTTAGTGCAGACATTGGTAAGGTTGTAGTGAATTGAGCATCGCTGAAAAGTTAATTCCCCCTTAACTTTCCCAGCATAGAGCACCATGCACCATATTTCTATTCGTACTGCTAATATCCATCGGGCGATCGCCTTTTATGAACTACTGGGTTTTACCGTAGAGGAAAGGTTCACCACTGGTTATACCCTAGCCTGTTGGCTGACTGGCCTGGGGGGACGTATTGAATTGATTCAAATTCCCCAACCCAAACCAGCCCCTGATGGCTTCGCCGATGAACATTATGTGGGCTACTACCATATCTCTTTTGATTTAACAGACCAGGTGGAGAGTTTACCGGAATGGTTAACAAATCTCAGTCAAAAATTTAGCCAGGCCTATCAAACTAACCCAGAACAAATTGAGCCATTAAAAATCCTTTTGGCTCCCCAGCAACAACAAATCAGTGACTACATTTATGAAGTTACATTCATTGCTGACAGTGATAATCTCCCTTTGGAATTTATTCGTCGCCAGACTTCATCTAAGCAATAACAGGGGTTATATTTCTCGGCGTCAAGGCTTAAATTTACTCAAACTAATTACCATTGCTCTTCTAGTTTTTTTTTGCACCATAAGTACAGCTCAGGGGCAAAATTTTTTCAGCCAATTACCAGATGCAATCGATCAAGTAGAGCCCATAGATCTTAATTCTCCCGTCCAAAATAGGCCCTTTAGTTTGGGTTTTGATCCAAATTTGTCCGGTAGCATTGGCAACCTAGACTACACCACCGTTAGGGTGGACGGAGAGCCAATTTTTCTAATTGCCGTACCTACAGGTAACACCGATAAAGAAGGAGGCTCCGCCCTAAGTCCGATTGTCTATCGTCAACAACGAATTGAAAGTAAATTTAAAGAAATTATTCAACGAGGCTTTGATCCAGATACCTTAAGCGTTGCTAGTTCCATTCTCAATGGGGCGATCATTATTCAAATTAGTGATGACAAAAATCTCCGCCCCCAAATTCTCCGCACCATTACTAAAGCCGATGCTGACTTATATGCCCTCACTCCGGAAGACCTAGCTTCAGAAACTGTCGACCAGGTTCGTAATGCTCTACTGCGGGCCCAGCAAGAACGCCAACCGGAAGCTCGAAGAAAACAAACCAGAGTTGCCTTGGTAATTGTCTCCATTGTGATCACAGTTTCCCTGACAGTACTATTTATTTATCGTTGGTTAGGCCATAGAATTTATCTAATCAAGATGGCCATCAATTGTTTGATTAAAGCCGAAGAGAAAAACCCTGATTTTGACTACAATCACATTGACCCGACCATTTTTAAAGATATTGTCACAATTCCCCGTTACTCCTTTGCTTTTCAAGTCCTAGACCGGATAGCCATTTTTCTTTACTATTTGAGCGCCTATTGTAAGGCCATATTATTTGGTGACATTAATCGGGGAGATAGCAAAAAAAATCCGCCGCTTAATTTTTCCTTAGACAACCAAAAGATTTTTGAAAATATCCTCGAACTTTTTCAAGGTAAAGATTTTTATGATTTTCTTAAAAATCGTCTCAAACAAGTGGTATTCAGCCGGAGATTATTGATTTTTTTCATATTTATTATTTGGATCCGTGGCGGTGCATTTTTGTTGCAGGTTTTTCCCGATAGTAGAAGGTTGGGTAAACAATTATCTGGCACCCCCATTTCCCTTACTTTAATTTGGTTATCCGCCATAATTTTAATTAGAATATCCGATTTTTTAATTGAATCTTTTTTTCATACTCTGGAAAGTGACTATGCCATTTTACAAACCGCTAAATACACTAGACGTAAAATCAGAATTAACACCATCAGTAGCGCCATTAGAGGCATTAATTTAGTGGTCTGTATTTTTACAGCCTTAGTTTTTTCTCTCAGTTTGTTCGACGTGCCGGTGGCGACGGTGTTGGCGGGGGCCGGGATTATTGGTTTTGCTGTGTCTTTTGGCTCCCAAAATTTAATCAAAGACTTAATTGCTGGCATTTCCAATCTGATGAGCGATGCCTTTGCCATCAACGACTTTGTGCTGATCGGTCAATTTGAAGGGGTGGTGGAAGATACAAATTTATTTGTCACCCGCATCCGTTGTCCGAATGGTGATTTAGTCACCATTCCCAACGGCGCCATCGGTACAGTGTGTAATCAAACGAAGGATTGGTCCAGAGTCGATTATTCCGTTATGGTGGCGGCTGATGCTGACCCCAAAAAGGCGATCGCCGTTTTGCAACAGGTGGCATTGGGTTTGTACCACGACCCCTGGTGGCATCCCAAAATGCTCCAGGCACCGGAACTAAAGGGCATTGAAGAAGTTTCCCATCAAGGCATTCTGATTCGTATTTGGCTTAAGACCCTGCCGGGAGAACAGTGGGACGTGGCTAGGGAATTGCGACTAAGGGTGAAGGTCGCTTTTGAATCCCA is a window of Synechocystis sp. PCC 7338 DNA encoding:
- a CDS encoding mechanosensitive ion channel family protein, whose translation is MGFDPNLSGSIGNLDYTTVRVDGEPIFLIAVPTGNTDKEGGSALSPIVYRQQRIESKFKEIIQRGFDPDTLSVASSILNGAIIIQISDDKNLRPQILRTITKADADLYALTPEDLASETVDQVRNALLRAQQERQPEARRKQTRVALVIVSIVITVSLTVLFIYRWLGHRIYLIKMAINCLIKAEEKNPDFDYNHIDPTIFKDIVTIPRYSFAFQVLDRIAIFLYYLSAYCKAILFGDINRGDSKKNPPLNFSLDNQKIFENILELFQGKDFYDFLKNRLKQVVFSRRLLIFFIFIIWIRGGAFLLQVFPDSRRLGKQLSGTPISLTLIWLSAIILIRISDFLIESFFHTLESDYAILQTAKYTRRKIRINTISSAIRGINLVVCIFTALVFSLSLFDVPVATVLAGAGIIGFAVSFGSQNLIKDLIAGISNLMSDAFAINDFVLIGQFEGVVEDTNLFVTRIRCPNGDLVTIPNGAIGTVCNQTKDWSRVDYSVMVAADADPKKAIAVLQQVALGLYHDPWWHPKMLQAPELKGIEEVSHQGILIRIWLKTLPGEQWDVARELRLRVKVAFESQEIAIGVPQQQWLMAGASSLDEDEKESAITDREK
- a CDS encoding VOC family protein, which codes for MHHISIRTANIHRAIAFYELLGFTVEERFTTGYTLACWLTGLGGRIELIQIPQPKPAPDGFADEHYVGYYHISFDLTDQVESLPEWLTNLSQKFSQAYQTNPEQIEPLKILLAPQQQQISDYIYEVTFIADSDNLPLEFIRRQTSSKQ
- a CDS encoding response regulator; this encodes MSALKILIVDDEPHIVILLEEVFELLEEDYGVELLTAMDGEKALALATEHQPQLVILDVMLPKISGLAVCQGIKENPNLAGTTVILLTAKGQQFDRQAGLAVGADCYVTKPFRPRDLLAQAKEILGID